The nucleotide window CGAATCTGCACTTCCAAAGGATCACCCTTTGGTCCAATCACAGTGGTATGCAGGGATTGATACATATTTGGCTTCGGCATGGCGATATAATCCTTAAACCGTCCCGGCATTGGCTTCCAGCAAGTATGGATGATGCCAAGGACAGCATAACAATCTTTAATACTGTTAACCACGATTCGAACAGCAAGCAAATCATAAATTTCACTGAATTGCTTATTTTGCAGCACCATTTTTCGATAAATGCTATAAATATGTTTTGGCCGGCCAGAGAGTTCAGCTTTGATCGAAACCTCACCCATCCGTGCTTTAACCTCTACGATAACATCCTCTAAATATTGCTCCCGCTCTGCCCGTTTCTTCTTCATTAAGTTTACAATCCGGTAATATTGCTGCGGATTTAAATACCTTAACGCAGTATCTTCCAACTCCCATTTAATCTTAGAAATTCCAAGACGATGTGCTAAAGGTGCAAAAATTTCAATTGTCTCATTTGAAATCCGACGCTGCTTTTCTACAGGAAGATGTTTCAATGTTCGCATATTATGCAAACGGTCCGCAAGCTTAATAAGGATTACCCGGATATCCTGTGCCATTGCCACAAACATTTTCCGATGGTTTTCCGCCTGCTGCTCTTCGTGAGATTTATATTTAAATTTCCCTAACTTTGTAACCCCATCGACAAGCATGGCCACTTCGTCATTAAAAGCTTCCTCAATATCCTTTAAGGATATATTCGTATCTTCCACAACGTCGTGGAGAAAACCAGCAGCAACCGTCGCCGGATCCATCTCCAGGTCTGCCAAGATTCCTGCAACCTGGATGGGATGAATAATATACGGCTCTCCCGATTTTCGATATTGTTCACGATGAGCATCTTTCGCGTATTCATACGCCTTTTTGACTAATTCAACATGCTCTTCGTTCAGGTATTTTCTCGTCTTGTCGATGACTTGGTCGGCTGTTAACACTAGATCATTCGCCATGAAATCACCTTTATTTTCATCTTAATTTTATTTATATAAATGTTATCGGTAAACAAATCGTTCCTAATTTAGAATGATTGTATCTATTATCGAAAAAAAAAGCCCAGATGTAAAGAGATTGGGTAGCTTTTTCTGCAAATTATGAAAAAAAGAGTCGAAAAACCTTACCCTGCATCTCAAATTATATAAAGAGAGCACTCGCTTTGAGTGCCCTCGGTAACTTTTAATAGTGCATCAATGTTAAAACATCATAGCCGTCTAGCTTTTTACGACCATCTAAATAACTTAACTCAACTAAGAAAGCGATCCCAGCGACAACACCGCCAAGTTGCTCCACTAATTGAATGGTTGCTTCAATCGTCCCGCCAGTTGCTAACAAGTCATCGGTAATTAACACACGCTGACCGGGTTGAATCGCATCTTTATGAATAGTTAGAATATCTTTTCCATATTCTAGACCATAGCCTACCTTGATGGTTTCCCTTGGAAGTTTCCCCTCTTTACGAACAGGAGCAAAACCTACTCCAAGCGAATAGGCAACAGGACAGCCGATAATAAATCCACGTGCCTCCGGACCAACGATAATATCAATTTCTCTCTCTTTTGCATACGAAACTATTTTGTCTGTTGCATATTTATAGGCTTCACCATTATTCATTAGCGGGGTGATATCCTTAAATTTAATTCCTGGCTTCGGCCAATCGGGTACGATTGTAATAAATTGCTTTAAATCCATTCTGTAATTGCCTCCTCAGTCTCAACTGACTCCTGAATAACTTGATCGAACCAGCCTTTTAATTCTTGAAAGGAAGAGAACAATAAATCCCTTTCAAGTGCATATTGACTCTTTTTGGTTTGATAGGTAATCGAATCAGCTAAATCACGCTTCTGCGCTCCTGTTTTCAATGTTATAAATCCATTATTTATTGTAACAAAATCCAATTCAGAAAACACCTTTGACATAAAATAAAGGGTTTCTTGTGACCAGCCGCGGTGCTTGGCAATGACATCTCCATGTCGTTTTAAATCAATTGGGCCATTTTTCTTTAGATACCCATAGTACCATTTAAAATGTTCACGAGTTGGTACCGTGCTGAAAAAATCACTGGATTCTTTGTAAAAATAAGCATAAATCCTTGATGGCTGTCTTCCCTCAAATAAAACTTTTAAGATCTCCTTTGATGGTGGAAAATCGACTAATGCGATATTCGCCCTATACCCATCAAATGCCTTTGCATCGTCAAGATTTTGAATGAGAATTGACTCTGCTTTCAAATCGGCATTTATGTTATCAAAATGGTCTTTATTGAAAAGGATGAATTTCCTGTTTTCAACGGGAACAGTGTGTGCCATGCTATTGATTCGCTTCTGGCCTCGATAATCAAATAACTGCCATGATTCAACCATCAAATCATGGATAAAAATTTGTGGTTTACGTATATTGTTCCATTCATTAATCGATAATTCTCCGATTAATGAAATTTGTGATACAGGTGAAATTTGGTCAGCCAATGCACCCAAACCAAACCCTACCCCATCAAGGTTTGCACTACCATCATTTACAATTACCTTTAAGTGCTTCTGCTCATTGCCAATCTTTCTCATATTGGCAAGATCGACATTTTTTATTAAAACTTTTGGTTTAGGGTTGTCCATTCCAAAAGGAGAAAGCAAATTTAATTCTTCAAGTGCAGATAAATGAATATTTTCAAGCAGAACTTCTTCATCAAGATAGGTAACGGGAATAAAATCCTCCGCTGTTAACTGCTCTTCCGCGAGCAGATTTAATCTTGTACGCAGCTCGGCAACATCTTCTAGCTTTAATGTCATTCCTGCAGCCATTGAGTGCCCGCCAAAGTGGGGGAGTAATTCCCGGCAAGTGGATAGATTTTTAAATAAATCAAAGCCGGCAATACTCCGTGCCGAGCCCTTTGCTACTCCTTTTTCCGGATCAATATTCAATACAATCGTCGGCCGATAGTATTTTTCCACAAGCTTGGAGGCAACGATCCCAATAACACCGGCATTCCAGCCTTCCTTACCGATAACGAGGACCTTATTGGAGGTTGTTGGAAAGTTCTTTTCCACCTCCTCAATGGCTTCTTCGGTAATGGTATTAACAATGGCTTGCCTCGTTTTATTTAAAGCGTCCATTTCTTCCGCAAGTTGTTGTGCCTCTTCTGGGTCTTCAGTCAAAATCAGTTGAACGGCTAAATCGGCATCTTCTAATCTACCGACTGCATTAATCCTTGGTGCAAGCGTAAAGCCAATGGTTTCTTCATTGATTCCCATCGGATCGACCCCTGCCAATTTAAGAATCGCTTTAAGTCCAATATTTTGTGAAGCCTTCAGATTTTCAAGACCTTTTTTGGCTATTAGGCGGTTTTCATCTTTTAATGATACTAAATCCGCTATCGTCCCAATAACGGCAATTTCAAACAAATGCTCAGGAACTTTTCCGTAAAGAGCTTGAGCTAATTTAAAAGCAACCCCTACACC belongs to Neobacillus sp. OS1-2 and includes:
- a CDS encoding adenine phosphoribosyltransferase, with amino-acid sequence MDLKQFITIVPDWPKPGIKFKDITPLMNNGEAYKYATDKIVSYAKEREIDIIVGPEARGFIIGCPVAYSLGVGFAPVRKEGKLPRETIKVGYGLEYGKDILTIHKDAIQPGQRVLITDDLLATGGTIEATIQLVEQLGGVVAGIAFLVELSYLDGRKKLDGYDVLTLMHY
- the recJ gene encoding single-stranded-DNA-specific exonuclease RecJ; this encodes MLQSKTRWIVRSTDDNLVNMLANELKITPLVASLLVNRGLDTVESARYFLFGKDGFHDPYLLKGMDLAVDRIREAIEAHEPILIYGDYDADGVSSTSVLMITLRDLGANVDFYIPNRFTEGYGPNEAAFRQAAENGIKLIITVDTGISAVHEAAIAKELGIDLIITDHHEPGPVLPVALAIIHPKHPESIYPFRELAGVGVAFKLAQALYGKVPEHLFEIAVIGTIADLVSLKDENRLIAKKGLENLKASQNIGLKAILKLAGVDPMGINEETIGFTLAPRINAVGRLEDADLAVQLILTEDPEEAQQLAEEMDALNKTRQAIVNTITEEAIEEVEKNFPTTSNKVLVIGKEGWNAGVIGIVASKLVEKYYRPTIVLNIDPEKGVAKGSARSIAGFDLFKNLSTCRELLPHFGGHSMAAGMTLKLEDVAELRTRLNLLAEEQLTAEDFIPVTYLDEEVLLENIHLSALEELNLLSPFGMDNPKPKVLIKNVDLANMRKIGNEQKHLKVIVNDGSANLDGVGFGLGALADQISPVSQISLIGELSINEWNNIRKPQIFIHDLMVESWQLFDYRGQKRINSMAHTVPVENRKFILFNKDHFDNINADLKAESILIQNLDDAKAFDGYRANIALVDFPPSKEILKVLFEGRQPSRIYAYFYKESSDFFSTVPTREHFKWYYGYLKKNGPIDLKRHGDVIAKHRGWSQETLYFMSKVFSELDFVTINNGFITLKTGAQKRDLADSITYQTKKSQYALERDLLFSSFQELKGWFDQVIQESVETEEAITEWI